One window from the genome of Cyclobacterium amurskyense encodes:
- a CDS encoding IS4 family transposase, whose amino-acid sequence MCNITLFSQIIKKIDRSIFKKLVKEKQTDKGCKGFDSWTHLVSMLFCHFAKSTSVRDISNGLRSATGNLNHLGITKAPSKSSISYQNKRRDSDLFRDLYYSLLGSLGQQASVKRSKLRIKVPVYLLDATVISLCLSVFDWATFRTKKGAVKMHTLLEYDGKLPVYVNITEGSVGDNKGAYNIPLEKGSVIVADRYYNDFPMLNVWDSKGVFFVIRHKGNLAFSSIKERELPTTTAQHVLKDEEIELTNPQSKAKYFGRLRRVAVWDEENGQTIELITNNFAWAAQTIGDLYKSRWEIEVFFRDIKQLLHIKTFIGTSKNAVMIQIWTALITILLLKVMKATAKFGWHLSNLVAFIRLNIFVKIELQKWLDSPFIEPDKPPQNVVQGVLFS is encoded by the coding sequence ATGTGTAATATTACATTGTTTTCACAGATTATTAAAAAGATTGACCGTTCAATTTTCAAGAAATTGGTAAAAGAAAAGCAAACAGATAAGGGTTGCAAGGGATTTGACAGCTGGACGCATCTGGTTTCGATGTTGTTCTGCCATTTTGCCAAAAGCACATCGGTAAGGGATATTTCCAATGGGCTTCGGTCTGCCACTGGGAACCTTAACCATCTTGGCATTACCAAAGCTCCATCCAAATCAAGTATCAGCTATCAAAACAAACGAAGGGATTCGGATCTTTTCAGGGACCTTTACTATTCACTGTTGGGAAGTTTAGGACAGCAGGCATCTGTCAAGAGGTCCAAACTCAGGATCAAGGTTCCTGTTTATTTGCTGGACGCCACAGTGATTAGCCTTTGCCTTTCGGTGTTTGATTGGGCTACTTTCCGTACCAAAAAGGGAGCTGTAAAGATGCATACGCTGCTGGAATATGACGGTAAACTCCCTGTTTACGTGAATATTACCGAAGGGAGTGTCGGTGACAATAAGGGAGCTTACAACATCCCCCTGGAAAAAGGGTCGGTGATCGTCGCAGACCGGTATTACAATGACTTCCCTATGCTCAACGTCTGGGACAGCAAGGGGGTGTTCTTCGTGATCAGACACAAAGGCAACCTTGCTTTCAGTTCCATCAAAGAACGGGAACTTCCCACAACAACCGCCCAGCATGTGCTCAAAGACGAAGAAATCGAACTGACCAACCCACAGTCCAAAGCCAAATATTTTGGAAGGCTTAGAAGAGTGGCTGTGTGGGATGAGGAAAACGGGCAGACCATAGAACTGATTACCAATAACTTTGCTTGGGCAGCGCAGACCATTGGGGACCTCTACAAATCAAGATGGGAAATTGAAGTGTTTTTTCGGGACATTAAACAACTATTGCATATCAAAACCTTTATCGGGACCTCCAAAAATGCGGTAATGATCCAGATATGGACGGCATTGATCACCATCCTTCTACTCAAAGTCATGAAGGCAACAGCAAAATTCGGGTGGCACCTATCCAATCTGGTCGCCTTTATCCGGCTCAATATTTTTGTTAAAATCGAACTGCAAAAATGGCTTGATAGTCCATTTATCGAACCCGACAAACCACCCCAGAATGTAGTACAGGGGGTTCTGTTTTCTTAA
- a CDS encoding Dps family protein, which translates to MSTKSEKRVFKKLGYNKDESEKIVASLNQLLANYHVHYQKLRNFHWNVTGGDFFDLHEKFEELYTESFANIDLIAERIRVFGMTPYSLMKDYLQKADIKEVGTDLSSREMVNEVLNDFQILVDNMNDCAIKVADLGDSATEDMLIAFIKSVELHHWMLTSFMKE; encoded by the coding sequence ATGAGCACTAAATCAGAAAAAAGAGTTTTTAAGAAACTAGGATACAATAAGGATGAATCCGAGAAAATAGTGGCTTCATTGAATCAACTTTTAGCCAATTATCATGTACACTATCAAAAATTAAGAAATTTTCACTGGAATGTAACTGGAGGTGATTTCTTTGATCTTCACGAGAAATTTGAAGAATTATACACAGAATCATTTGCAAACATTGACCTTATCGCGGAGCGTATAAGGGTGTTTGGAATGACACCATACAGTTTAATGAAAGACTATCTTCAAAAGGCTGATATCAAAGAAGTTGGGACAGACCTAAGTTCAAGAGAAATGGTCAATGAGGTACTCAATGATTTCCAGATTTTAGTAGATAACATGAACGATTGTGCGATAAAAGTTGCCGACTTGGGTGACAGTGCCACTGAGGACATGTTGATTGCCTTTATAAAAAGTGTAGAACTTCATCACTGGATGCTGACCTCCTTTATGAAAGAATAA